From a single Oncorhynchus masou masou isolate Uvic2021 unplaced genomic scaffold, UVic_Omas_1.1 unplaced_scaffold_2181, whole genome shotgun sequence genomic region:
- the LOC135533048 gene encoding alpha-2C adrenergic receptor-like, with the protein MDFLNFSGVVDERNTTYTNSSAAGDSEYSLLSITGLTVVVGFLILFTIVGNVLVVIAVLTSRALKPPQNLFLVSLASADILVATLVMPFSLANELMGYWFFGKVWCDIYLALDVLFCTSSIVHLCAISLDRYWSITQAIEYNQKRTPTRLNGMIVVVWLISSVISFPPLISMDRSSGGEISPQCRLNDETWYILYSSIGSFFAPCVIMILVYIRIYQVAKTRTRTMSEKKREVEDNGTAPLHVNGLGQGGEMEGCGGSLKENGGGGGFAQKNGHCQSQQKTPVPQGMLPNEPKLTPDPDVGDDFDDSSSSDEKPTSAKKHSHSSSSSHHHHHHHHHHDDKKDSKPSERRKSTGSRKSSLASSKRSESKKSRASSKSIELFSSRRKRRSTVNRKKITAAREKRFTFVLAVVMGVFVICWFPFFFSYSLYGVCRAPCEIPQSLFKFFFWIGYVNSSLNPVIYTIFNQDFRRAFQKILVCKSGKRSF; encoded by the exons ATGGATTTCTTGAATTTCTCCGGGGTGGTGGACGAGCGGAATACCACATACACCAACTCCTCGGCTGCCGGGGACAGTGagtactctctcctctccataacCGGACTGACGGTAGTCGTGGGCTTTCTCATCCTGTTTACCATTGTGGGCAACGTGCTGGTGGTCATCGCCGTGTTGACCAGCCGCGCTCTCAAACCGCCACAGAACCTCTTTCTGGTGTCCCTGGCCAGCGCGGACATCCTAGTGGCTACTCTCGTCATGCCTTTCTCTTTAGCTAACGAACTCATGGGCTACTGGTTCTTCGGGAAAGTTTGGTGCGACATCTACTTGGCTTTGGACGTCCTCTTTTGCACGTCGTCTATAGTTCACCTGTGCGCTATCAGTCTCGATCGTTACTGGTCGATCACCCAGGCGATAGAATACAACCAGAAGCGGACGCCTACACGGCTAAACGGGATGATCGTGGTGGTCTGGCTGATCTCGTCCGTTATTTCCTTTCCGCCGTTGATCTCCATGGACAGGAGCAGcggaggagagatcagtcctcaGTGTCGGCTGAATGATGAGACCTGGTATATTCTCTACTCCAGCATAGGATCCTTCTTCGCTCCCTGCGTTATCATGATACTAGTGTACATCAG GATCTACCAGGTTGCTAAGACGCGGACGAGGACCATGtcggagaagaagagagaggtggaggacaaCGGAACTGCCCCGTTGCACGTTAACGGGTTGGGGCAGGGGGGCGAGATGGAGGGGTGCGGAGGATCTCTGAAGGAAAACGGTGGAGGCGGAGGGTTTGCCCAGAAGAACGGGCACTGCCAGAGCCAGCAGAAGACGCCGGTGCCACAGGGGATGTTACCCAACGAACCCAAATTAACCCCCGACCCCGACGTTGGAGATGACTTTGACGACAGCAGCTCGTCGGACGAAAAACCCACATCCGCCAAAAAACATTCCCATTCCTCTTCGTcttcccatcaccaccaccaccaccaccatcaccatgacGACAAGAAGGATTCCAAACCTTCAGAGAGAAGGAAGTCCACAGGAAGCAGGAAGAGCAGCTTGGCTTCGTCCAAACGCTCAGAGAGCAAGAAGTCGCGTGCCAGCTCTAAGTCCATTGAGCTGTTTTCGTCCCGTAGGAAGCGACGAAGCACCGTCAACAGAAAGAAAATAACAGCGGCGAGGGAGAAGAGGTTTACCTTCGTCTTGGCGGTGGTGATGGGCGTCTTCGTTATCTGCTGGTTCCCCTTCTTCTTCAGCTACAG CCTGTATGGAGTGTGCCGGGCGCCGTGTGAGATCCCCCAGTCTCTTTTTAAGTTCTTCTTCTGGATAGGCTACGTCAACAGCTCCCTCAACCCCGTCATCTAC